In the genome of Litorilinea aerophila, one region contains:
- a CDS encoding tetratricopeptide repeat protein, protein MSKSTIRQALIQALILAALGLLTACAPVRPVETALESPPQSASEYYSRAIQRANQGALPEAIADFDQVLALDPHFAAAYLGRGNAYSALGDYERAIADYDQATEQDPELALAYLNRGLAYAALGDYERALADLSRAGALEPDDANVYVERGRIFETLGEDARALAEYSQAIQLAPTHIHAYNSRARLHEKLEHWDDALADYSAIITIDPSNAAAYLSRANLYAAQGQTELARADYDQAIALDPSLTGAYESRARLLAGQQALDAAIDDYTQIITLEPDNANAYVNRANAYRDQGNLELALADYSRALALDPSLTTAYASRGRIYADQGDHQDAIADYTRLLELDPQNLAAYLQRGNAYLATRQWAEAIQDFTAALQLDPDQAAAYLARGQAYEAQGDLDAALADYSAAIAAAPEDVNGYVRRGNAHLAAQQWTEAVADFTQALALDPDRVSAYNGRAQAYQGLKQVEQAIADYTRLIQLEPENAGAYVSRAGLHWSQGAYEQALADYARAIELEPTNAAAHYSRAAVYAAQGEAEQALADYTRAIELQPDWINAYTSRAHLYEEQGNWAAAIADYTRAIELAPGDAGHHLSRANAYSALGDQEAAIADFTQAITLDPTLAAAYLGRGNLYQNQRMLDEALADYTRAIELQPELAIAYVNRGRVYAAQQEPASALADYTQAIQRNPELVTAYLERGNLYSSQGQYENALADYDQVLALNPELASAYLSRANVYQRLGRTEEAIADYTQAIQLEPSLTPAYLNRGNLYRELARYDEALADHSQAIQLEPQLAAPYFMRGNTYAAQGENQKAIEDFTAAIERDPTLAIAYVNRGNAYNNLGESDQALADLNKAIELVPDFAIAYYGRGLVYRNRGEIDKALADFQKCLELVPAGNLRDLAAQQIGELGG, encoded by the coding sequence ATGTCAAAATCCACCATTCGGCAGGCCCTGATACAGGCGCTCATCCTGGCTGCCCTGGGCCTGCTCACAGCCTGCGCCCCGGTCCGGCCGGTGGAGACGGCCCTAGAATCGCCCCCCCAAAGTGCCAGCGAATACTACAGCCGGGCCATCCAGCGGGCCAACCAGGGCGCGCTGCCCGAAGCCATCGCCGACTTTGACCAGGTCCTGGCCCTGGATCCCCACTTCGCTGCCGCCTACCTGGGTCGGGGCAACGCCTACAGCGCCCTGGGCGACTACGAGCGGGCCATCGCCGACTACGACCAGGCCACCGAGCAAGATCCAGAGCTGGCCCTGGCCTACCTGAACCGGGGGCTGGCCTACGCCGCCCTGGGCGACTACGAACGAGCCCTGGCTGACCTCTCCCGGGCCGGCGCCCTGGAGCCGGACGACGCCAACGTCTACGTGGAACGGGGCCGCATCTTTGAGACGCTGGGGGAAGATGCCCGCGCCCTGGCCGAGTACAGCCAGGCCATCCAGCTGGCGCCCACCCACATCCACGCCTACAACAGCCGGGCCCGCCTCCACGAGAAACTGGAACACTGGGACGACGCCCTGGCCGACTACAGCGCCATCATCACCATCGACCCAAGCAACGCGGCCGCCTACCTCAGCCGGGCGAACCTCTACGCTGCCCAGGGCCAGACGGAACTGGCCCGGGCCGACTACGACCAGGCCATCGCCCTGGATCCCTCCCTGACCGGTGCCTACGAGAGTCGGGCCCGCCTGCTGGCCGGCCAGCAGGCGCTGGACGCCGCCATCGACGACTACACGCAAATCATCACCCTGGAACCGGACAACGCCAACGCCTACGTCAACCGGGCCAACGCCTACCGGGACCAGGGCAACCTGGAGCTGGCCCTGGCCGACTACAGCCGCGCCCTGGCCCTGGACCCCTCCCTCACCACCGCCTACGCCAGCCGGGGGCGCATCTATGCAGACCAGGGCGACCACCAGGACGCCATCGCCGACTACACCCGCCTGCTGGAGCTGGATCCCCAGAACCTGGCCGCTTACCTCCAGCGGGGCAACGCCTACCTGGCCACCCGCCAGTGGGCCGAAGCCATCCAGGACTTCACCGCCGCGCTGCAACTGGATCCCGATCAGGCTGCCGCCTACCTGGCCCGGGGCCAGGCCTACGAAGCCCAGGGAGACCTGGACGCCGCCCTGGCCGACTACAGCGCCGCCATCGCCGCCGCCCCCGAGGACGTCAACGGCTACGTGCGCCGAGGCAACGCCCACCTGGCCGCGCAACAGTGGACTGAAGCCGTGGCCGACTTTACCCAGGCCCTGGCACTGGATCCAGACCGGGTCAGCGCCTACAACGGCCGGGCCCAGGCCTACCAGGGCCTGAAGCAGGTGGAGCAGGCCATCGCCGACTACACCCGGCTCATCCAGCTGGAGCCGGAAAACGCCGGCGCCTACGTCAGCCGGGCCGGCCTCCACTGGAGCCAGGGCGCCTACGAGCAGGCCCTGGCCGACTATGCCCGGGCCATTGAGCTGGAGCCCACCAACGCCGCCGCGCACTACAGCCGGGCGGCCGTCTACGCCGCCCAGGGTGAAGCGGAACAGGCCCTGGCCGACTACACCCGGGCCATCGAGCTCCAGCCCGACTGGATCAACGCCTACACCAGCCGGGCCCACCTCTACGAAGAACAGGGAAACTGGGCCGCGGCCATCGCCGACTACACCCGGGCCATCGAGCTGGCCCCCGGAGATGCCGGCCATCACCTGAGCCGGGCCAACGCCTACAGCGCCCTGGGCGATCAAGAGGCCGCCATCGCCGACTTCACCCAGGCCATCACCCTGGACCCCACCCTGGCCGCCGCTTACCTGGGCCGGGGCAACCTCTACCAGAACCAGAGAATGCTGGACGAAGCCCTGGCCGACTACACCCGGGCTATTGAGCTGCAGCCGGAGCTGGCCATCGCCTACGTGAACCGGGGCCGGGTGTACGCCGCCCAGCAAGAGCCCGCCTCTGCCCTGGCCGACTACACCCAGGCCATTCAGCGAAACCCGGAGCTGGTGACGGCCTACCTGGAGCGGGGCAACCTCTATAGCAGCCAGGGCCAGTATGAAAACGCCCTGGCCGACTACGACCAGGTCCTCGCCCTGAATCCAGAGCTGGCCTCGGCCTACCTGAGCCGGGCCAACGTGTACCAGCGCCTGGGCCGCACAGAGGAAGCCATCGCCGACTACACCCAGGCCATCCAACTGGAGCCGTCCCTGACACCCGCCTACCTGAACCGGGGTAACCTCTACCGGGAGCTGGCCCGCTACGACGAGGCCCTGGCCGACCACAGCCAGGCCATCCAGCTGGAGCCTCAGCTGGCCGCGCCCTACTTCATGCGGGGCAATACCTACGCTGCCCAGGGGGAAAACCAGAAGGCCATCGAGGACTTCACCGCGGCCATCGAACGGGATCCAACCCTGGCCATCGCCTACGTCAACCGGGGCAATGCCTACAACAACCTGGGCGAGAGCGACCAGGCCCTGGCGGACCTGAACAAGGCCATCGAGCTGGTGCCGGACTTCGCCATCGCCTACTATGGCCGGGGGCTGGTCTACCGCAACCGGGGCGAGATCGACAAAGCCCTGGCCGACTTCCAGAAGTGCCTGGAACTGGTGCCCGCCGGCAACCTGCGGGACCTGGCCGCCCAGCAGATCGGGGAACTGGGCGGCTAG
- a CDS encoding secondary thiamine-phosphate synthase enzyme YjbQ, translating to MNPETAWIQKEIVLTPKPRGFHLITGEVLSALPELADFQVGIAHFFIQHTSASLAINENVEPEVRADLESHFDRLVPEGAAYYTHTYEGPDDMPAHIKAVLIGASLSIPITRGRLNLGTWQGIYLCEHRRRGGARRLVVTLHGQRTKNGGKE from the coding sequence ATGAACCCAGAGACCGCCTGGATTCAAAAAGAAATCGTCCTGACGCCCAAGCCCCGGGGCTTCCACCTGATCACCGGGGAAGTCCTGAGCGCGCTACCCGAACTGGCCGACTTCCAGGTGGGCATCGCCCACTTTTTCATCCAGCACACATCGGCCTCCCTGGCCATCAACGAAAACGTGGAGCCCGAAGTGCGGGCGGACCTGGAGAGCCACTTCGACCGACTGGTACCGGAGGGCGCCGCCTACTACACCCACACCTACGAAGGGCCCGACGACATGCCGGCCCACATCAAAGCCGTGCTCATCGGCGCCAGCCTCTCCATTCCCATCACCCGGGGCCGGCTAAACCTGGGCACCTGGCAGGGAATCTACCTGTGCGAGCATCGCCGTCGGGGCGGCGCCCGCCGGCTGGTGGTGACCCTCCACGGCCAGCGGACGAAGAACGGCGGGAAGGAGTGA
- a CDS encoding class I SAM-dependent methyltransferase: protein MSSTDQNAIMDELRAHWEERYRQGPRPWDTGITPPEVVAFWQEHGPGNGGLALDLGCGTGTNVAFLARQGLRVLGFDYSGRALNMALQRIRRSQAALLPRLQLVQADVSRLPLHAAGACYILDIGCLHGLPLDRRPAYAQGVVDNLAPGGYYHLYAFDRPAEAGTDGPVRGMAPGEVQALFGPHLTVVQMLQGQGDRMPSRWYLLRWSST, encoded by the coding sequence ATGAGCAGCACCGACCAGAATGCCATCATGGATGAACTGCGCGCCCATTGGGAAGAACGCTATCGGCAGGGTCCCCGCCCGTGGGACACGGGGATCACCCCGCCGGAGGTGGTGGCCTTCTGGCAGGAGCACGGCCCCGGCAACGGAGGCCTGGCCCTGGACCTGGGCTGCGGCACCGGCACCAACGTGGCGTTCCTGGCCCGTCAGGGGTTGCGGGTGCTGGGCTTCGACTACTCGGGCCGGGCCCTGAACATGGCCCTCCAGCGGATTCGCCGCAGCCAGGCCGCCCTCCTTCCCCGGCTGCAACTGGTCCAGGCGGATGTCAGCCGCCTGCCCCTGCACGCGGCCGGCGCCTGCTACATCCTGGACATCGGCTGCCTCCATGGCCTGCCCCTGGACCGGCGCCCGGCCTATGCCCAGGGCGTGGTGGACAACCTGGCCCCCGGCGGCTACTACCACCTCTACGCCTTCGACCGCCCGGCAGAAGCGGGGACAGACGGGCCGGTGCGGGGCATGGCCCCGGGCGAGGTCCAGGCGCTCTTCGGCCCCCACCTGACCGTGGTCCAAATGCTCCAGGGGCAGGGGGACCGCATGCCCTCTCGCTGGTATTTGCTGCGCTGGTCGTCCACCTGA
- a CDS encoding inorganic pyrophosphatase, with amino-acid sequence MKFPPPFYRWRPHPWHGLEPGPNPPSIVHAYIEITPFDLVKYEIDKTTGYLRVDRPQRSSSQPPALYGFIPRTYCDRRVAALASTANRGDGDPLDICVLSERPINRSEVIVTARVVGGLDVNDGGEADDKIIAVLQNDNVWGKARDISDLPEVLVERLRHYFATYKMVPGEQSQLTVERVYDCEHALQVVEAALADYYDEYGG; translated from the coding sequence ATGAAATTCCCGCCTCCCTTCTACCGCTGGCGCCCCCACCCCTGGCATGGCCTGGAGCCCGGCCCCAATCCGCCGTCCATCGTCCATGCCTATATCGAGATCACACCCTTCGACCTGGTCAAGTATGAAATCGACAAGACCACCGGCTACCTGCGGGTGGACCGCCCCCAGCGCAGCTCCTCCCAGCCGCCCGCCCTGTATGGCTTCATCCCCCGCACCTACTGCGACCGCCGGGTAGCGGCCCTGGCCAGCACGGCTAACCGGGGCGATGGCGACCCCCTGGACATCTGCGTCCTCAGCGAGCGGCCCATCAACCGCTCCGAGGTGATCGTCACCGCGCGGGTGGTGGGCGGGCTGGACGTCAACGACGGCGGCGAAGCCGACGACAAGATCATCGCCGTGCTCCAGAACGACAACGTCTGGGGCAAGGCCCGGGACATCTCCGACCTGCCGGAGGTGCTCGTAGAGCGGCTGCGCCACTACTTCGCCACCTACAAGATGGTCCCCGGGGAGCAGTCCCAGCTCACGGTAGAGCGGGTCTACGACTGTGAACACGCGCTCCAGGTGGTAGAGGCGGCCCTGGCCGATTACTACGACGAGTACGGAGGATGA